In Anaerolineales bacterium, the following proteins share a genomic window:
- a CDS encoding virulence factor — MAKYRIMYWKHIPQSITVEGDGRTIKKQLSDKIQNKIDAYAMAEGLTSTSDYASQYKRGDWIEHAGAPEEVADTLLSQLEAEFAKVEIPRPGRR; from the coding sequence ATGGCAAAATATCGCATCATGTACTGGAAGCACATTCCCCAATCCATCACGGTCGAAGGCGATGGGCGCACGATCAAGAAACAACTCTCGGACAAGATTCAAAACAAGATCGACGCGTACGCGATGGCGGAGGGACTCACCTCCACATCGGATTATGCGAGTCAATACAAACGCGGGGATTGGATCGAACACGCTGGCGCGCCCGAAGAAGTGGCAGACACGCTTCTTTCCCAACTTGAGGCTGAGTTCGCCAAAGTGGAGATTCCGCGTCCAGGCAGACGATAG
- a CDS encoding thioesterase domain-containing protein has protein sequence MYNAWSNWLLPEIELFVVNLPGRDARIREAPYRQLQALTVPLSQGMMPYLDKPFVFFGHSMGSLIGFEVARELRRRAESQPLHLFVSGRKPPDAPATHPNLYYLPEEEFLQAAQQLYGSLPEVILQDPELVNLFLSMMRADVTMLETYEYKEEAPLDCPITVYGGDQDRSVDEQILAHWEAHTLTTFRLKMFPGEHFFIQTARSVVLRELNMELAGLLKGLDRENV, from the coding sequence GTGTATAACGCCTGGTCGAACTGGCTTTTACCGGAAATTGAGTTATTTGTCGTGAATTTGCCGGGTAGAGATGCAAGGATTCGGGAAGCGCCTTACCGACAGCTTCAAGCGTTGACCGTTCCCCTGAGTCAGGGGATGATGCCCTACCTTGACAAGCCCTTTGTTTTCTTTGGCCATAGCATGGGTTCATTGATCGGTTTTGAGGTCGCGCGAGAACTGCGTCGGCGGGCGGAATCGCAGCCGTTACATTTGTTTGTCTCGGGACGTAAACCGCCTGACGCCCCTGCGACCCATCCCAATTTGTACTATCTGCCGGAAGAAGAGTTTCTCCAGGCAGCCCAACAACTTTATGGCAGTTTACCGGAGGTTATTCTTCAGGACCCCGAACTGGTTAATTTGTTCTTGTCGATGATGCGAGCTGATGTCACAATGCTCGAAACGTATGAATACAAAGAGGAAGCCCCACTGGATTGCCCCATTACTGTGTATGGGGGAGATCAGGACCGCTCTGTGGATGAGCAAATTTTAGCGCATTGGGAAGCGCATACTTTAACTACTTTTAGGCTGAAGATGTTTCCCGGAGAGCATTTTTTTATTCAGACGGCGCGGTCGGTTGTTCTACGTGAATTAAACATGGAATTGGCCGGGTTGCTGAAAGGACTCGACAGGGAAAATGTGTAA